GAGCACGACGAGGCTGCGGGTGCTGCTCACCAGCACCGGCACCGCGTCGCTCGGCCTCCTGGAGGTCAAGGCCTACGCCTGACGGTGAGGAGGGAACGTCGGGGCGGGCACTCACCGGGTGCCCGCCCCGACTCCTCACCAGGTGCGGCGATCATGGAGCGGCCGGTGCCGGCAGCGCGCGGACCCAGGTCAGGTCCTCGGTGAGGTAGCCGTCGAAGGTGAGCCCGGCGCTTCGCAGCAGCTCATCCAGGTCCGCCTCGCTGAGCGGGCGGGACAGGAACGTGTGGGTCCAGCGGGCGTCGGGGAAGGCGTACTCCACGACGACCGATCGGACGCCGGGACCGACCTCGGTGGAGCTCGCCACCGTGACCTTCCCCCCGGTCGAATGCCGCACCCGGGGCAGGTTCTCGTGCCAGCTCGCGCCCTCGCGCTGGAGCAGCACGCAGCCTCCCGGCGCGACGTGCCGGGCGCAGGCGGACAGGAGCGCCAGAGCCTGCTCGCCGCTCGGTGCGTGGACCAGGAACGAGCCCAGCAGCACCACGTCGAAGCGCTCGCCGAGGTGCAGGTCCTCGATGGAGGAGTGGACCGTCCGGGCGCCGCGGACCTTCGCCAGCATCTCGGCGGACTCGTCGACCGCCGTGACCGCGAAACCCCGCTCTACCAGCGGGTGGGTGACCCGGCCCGCTCCGGAGCCGAGCTCCAGGATGCTCGCACCGGCCGGGGCGGCCTGCTCGATGACATCGGGCTCGGCGCCGACCGGCATCCGCTCGTAGACCTCGACCGCGCAGCCGTCCGGGGTGAACGCACCCGGTCCGCTGCCGCTGTATCCCTCGCGCACCATGACCTCATCGAAGCACGTCATCGCGAGGGGCGCAGCCCACGACGACGGGCGGGCCCGGCATCTCGACGAGATGCCGGGCCCGCGACCTGTCGGGAGGTGCGGTTACACCGACGGGTTGTGGCGGTAGGCGTTCGCCGTCCACCAGGAGACTGGCCACCTCCCCGGCAGCCGGGAGGCGCAGCGGCTGCTCGTCGAGTGCGGCCCCGGGCGGGGTCAGCCGGCCGCCTCGTCCTCGATGTAGCGGGGGCGGGCCGCGGCGAGCCCGGCGAAGGCCTGGAGCACGGCGGCGCCGAAGAGGAAGGCGAGCGGCATCGTCCAGGCGCCGGTCGTCTCGTAGAGGATGCCGACGAGCAGCGGCCCGAGCGCCGCGATGAGGTAGCCGACGCTCTGTGCGAAGGCCGACAGGGCCACGGTGCCCTCGCTGGTCCGGGCCCGCATGCCGATCATCGCGAGCGAGAGCGGGAAGGCGCCCTGCCCGAGCGCGAGCAGCGCCACCCAGAGCAGCGGCGCGGTGCTCGGTGCGAGCCACAGCCCGACATAGGAGACGGCCATCGCGGTGGACATGAGCAGGACCAGCGCGCGCAGGTTGACGCCGCGCCCGGCGATCGTGGGCATGAGCAACGCGATGGGTACGCCGACCAGCGCCACCCCCGCGAGCAGCAGCCCCGACGTGGTGGCCGGGTAGCCCGCGTCGCGGAAGATCTGCGACAGCCAGCCCATGGCGGCGTAGCCCGACAGTGCCTGGAGCCCGAAGAACAGGGCCATCGCCCAGCCGAGCCCGGTGCGGGCGGGCCGGATCCGGGCGAGT
This portion of the Allocatelliglobosispora scoriae genome encodes:
- a CDS encoding class I SAM-dependent methyltransferase produces the protein MVREGYSGSGPGAFTPDGCAVEVYERMPVGAEPDVIEQAAPAGASILELGSGAGRVTHPLVERGFAVTAVDESAEMLAKVRGARTVHSSIEDLHLGERFDVVLLGSFLVHAPSGEQALALLSACARHVAPGGCVLLQREGASWHENLPRVRHSTGGKVTVASSTEVGPGVRSVVVEYAFPDARWTHTFLSRPLSEADLDELLRSAGLTFDGYLTEDLTWVRALPAPAAP